A region from the Hydra vulgaris chromosome 08, alternate assembly HydraT2T_AEP genome encodes:
- the LOC136083901 gene encoding sugar phosphate exchanger 3-like isoform X2, producing MKSLHVKLFAKNRCLSWHHVCVFVLTYFSYAIFQGSRRAFDNCKNTLNKSFVLQSSNKSSETNEDPIFFFIRLDICFAFAYALGLFISGIMGDRLNLRYMLTLGMCGSAITTLIIGYLRNITHTVTKYHYYVLYSVNGLFQSIGWPVTVAIMGNWFSSGDILYGIWGGNGPLGYIICSYIISYSLSYDYKIGLLLNGSLLFCCGVINLFCLITHPKEVGLKESNLLNEQNLENEVFIKKAVGFGEAIALPGVLIYALSQSFVIITNDVFIFLLSTKLALDPKWNDIRSNSLISYYDYGSIIGGLFGSLTTILAGVKLVIAMFWYFFYGFHSNRRY from the coding sequence aTGAAATCGTTGCatgttaaattatttgcaaaaaatcgTTGTTTGTCTTGGCATCATGTTTGTGTATTCGTTTTAACGTATTTTTCTTATGCAATTTTCCAAGGAAGCAGAAGAGCGTTTGACAACTGTAAAAATACATTGaacaaatcatttgttttaCAAAGCTCTAACAAATCCTCTGAAACTAATGAAGACccaatattcttttttataagacTTGATATTTGTTTTGCGTTTGCCTACGCATTAGGATTATTTATTAGTGGCATAATGGGAGATAGACTAAATTTGCGTTATATGTTAACTCTTGGTATGTGTGGTTCCGCTATCACTACGTTAATTATTGGGTACTTAAGAAACATAACACACACTGTGACTAAATACCATTATTACGTGCTTTATTCTGTTAATGGCTTATTTCAATCAATAGGTTGGCCAGTTACAGTTGCAATAATGGGAAACTGGTTTTCTTCAGGAGACATTTTGTACGGGATATGGGGTGGAAATGGACCCCTTGGGTACATTATTTGTTCCTATATTATTAGCTATTCATTGAGTTATGATTATAAAATaggattattattaaatggttctttattgttttgttgTGGCGTAAttaatctattttgtttaattactcATCCAAAGGAAGTTGGTCTAAAGGAAAGCAActtattaaatgaacaaaacttAGAAAACGaggtttttatcaaaaaagctGTTGGATTTGGGGAAGCAATTGCGTTACCAGGAGTTCTGATTTATGCACTTTCTCAATCTTTTGTAATAATAACTAACGacgtatttatctttttattatcaaCTAAATTGGCTCTTGACCCTAAATGGAATGATATAAGATCCAATAGTTTGATATCTTACTACGACTATGGTTCAATAATTGGag